In Haloterrigena turkmenica DSM 5511, a single genomic region encodes these proteins:
- a CDS encoding methyl-accepting chemotaxis protein: MDLNPLRGVPGVRSSYALRFGAALFVVLLVVGVFGGVIYAHTGSELEDDVESRLVSDAESDAERLDGWLESSERNLESLTRSLEFRNDDRVSISDSLHRLNERPGFEGAYYVDAGNGTVDIEAGTDAVVEDGRLSEAADERLSSAIEAEGRVTFTETFETADGRPAMLAVSTVPGDSDHVVGLVDLESLSRAVIASDSTKDAVVVDGSGTVVLAEDRSLLLRDDVLEAGAVGGDAGTTSIESGAGEETVVGYAPIENGNGEWTMTTRVPAAQAYSLQSDISLQILGMLGVVFASIVVLGATVGRNTARSLRDLSERAAAIEDGNLEEPVESERRDELGELHRSIDRMRRSLRERLEETEAARAEAERARTESERFSRHLERTADEYGETMRACADGDLTRRLEPDDESEAMETVAREFNGMMDDIEATVAATRAFADAVDQSAESTAEGVAEVRSASEQVTTSVQEIADGAERQSTQLTAIADEVNELSTTTEEIAATSSQVATLAERTAATSTDARESARRAIDGMNAIEAEADEAVAEVDRLEDELEAIDDLLAFIGDVTQQTNVLALNASIEAARSRSDDAEFTAVADQVKSLAEDTQEAATDIEARLERVNEQADRVAAVVRETDERIAAHRNAVETSVAALEEISEFADETNDGIQEISAATQQQAAATQEVVSMTDDVTAISEETSAEAETVAAAAEEQTSSLVTVSHTATSLSERAQDLSDALSTFEVAVEPDAELEPTNGEGDDAVPSDTDESTAGGADEASTDGSQEFTWTESQ; encoded by the coding sequence ATGGATTTGAATCCGTTACGGGGAGTTCCGGGTGTTCGAAGCAGCTACGCGCTCCGGTTCGGTGCCGCGCTATTCGTGGTGTTGCTCGTCGTGGGGGTGTTCGGCGGCGTCATCTACGCACACACCGGCTCCGAACTCGAGGACGACGTCGAGTCGCGGCTCGTCAGCGACGCCGAGAGCGATGCCGAGCGACTCGACGGCTGGTTGGAATCGTCCGAACGAAATCTGGAATCGCTCACTCGATCGCTCGAGTTTCGAAACGACGACCGCGTTTCGATCTCCGACTCGTTACACCGGCTGAACGAACGCCCCGGTTTCGAGGGGGCGTACTACGTCGACGCCGGGAACGGGACCGTCGACATCGAGGCCGGAACGGACGCCGTCGTCGAGGACGGTCGCCTCAGCGAGGCGGCCGACGAACGGCTCTCGAGCGCGATCGAGGCCGAGGGCCGGGTCACGTTCACCGAGACGTTCGAGACCGCGGACGGTCGGCCGGCGATGCTCGCGGTCAGCACCGTCCCCGGCGACTCGGACCACGTCGTCGGGCTTGTCGACCTCGAGTCGCTGTCTCGAGCGGTGATCGCCAGCGACAGTACGAAAGACGCGGTCGTCGTCGACGGCTCGGGGACCGTCGTGCTCGCGGAGGACCGCTCGCTGCTCCTTCGCGATGACGTCCTCGAGGCGGGCGCGGTCGGCGGCGACGCCGGAACGACGTCGATCGAGTCCGGCGCGGGCGAGGAGACCGTCGTCGGCTACGCGCCGATCGAGAACGGAAACGGGGAGTGGACGATGACGACCCGCGTCCCCGCCGCCCAGGCCTACTCGCTGCAGTCGGACATCTCGCTGCAGATCCTCGGCATGCTGGGCGTCGTCTTCGCGAGCATCGTGGTGCTCGGCGCGACCGTCGGCCGAAACACCGCCCGATCGCTGCGGGACCTCTCCGAGCGAGCGGCGGCCATCGAGGACGGGAACCTCGAGGAGCCGGTCGAGTCCGAGCGGCGCGACGAACTCGGCGAGTTACACCGGTCGATCGACCGGATGCGACGGTCGCTCCGCGAGCGCCTCGAGGAGACCGAGGCGGCCCGGGCCGAGGCCGAGCGGGCGCGGACCGAGTCCGAACGGTTCTCTCGACACCTCGAGCGGACGGCCGACGAGTACGGCGAAACGATGCGCGCCTGCGCGGACGGCGATCTCACGCGTCGGCTCGAGCCCGACGACGAGAGCGAGGCCATGGAGACGGTCGCCCGGGAGTTCAACGGCATGATGGACGACATCGAGGCGACGGTCGCCGCGACGCGGGCGTTCGCCGACGCGGTCGACCAGAGCGCCGAGTCGACCGCCGAGGGCGTCGCCGAGGTGCGGTCGGCCTCCGAGCAGGTGACGACGTCGGTCCAGGAGATCGCCGACGGCGCCGAACGCCAGAGCACGCAGCTCACGGCGATCGCCGACGAAGTTAACGAACTCTCGACGACGACCGAGGAGATCGCCGCGACCTCCTCGCAGGTGGCCACGCTCGCCGAGCGGACCGCCGCCACGAGCACGGACGCCCGCGAATCGGCGCGCCGGGCGATCGACGGGATGAACGCCATCGAGGCGGAGGCCGACGAGGCCGTCGCGGAGGTCGACCGACTCGAGGACGAACTCGAGGCGATCGACGATCTGCTGGCGTTCATCGGCGACGTCACGCAACAGACGAACGTGCTCGCGCTCAACGCCTCGATCGAGGCGGCGCGCTCGCGATCCGACGACGCGGAGTTCACCGCGGTCGCAGATCAGGTCAAGTCCCTCGCCGAGGACACACAGGAGGCAGCGACGGACATCGAAGCCCGCCTCGAGCGAGTCAACGAGCAAGCGGACCGCGTGGCGGCCGTCGTCCGCGAAACCGACGAGCGGATCGCGGCCCACCGCAACGCAGTCGAAACGTCAGTCGCAGCCCTCGAGGAAATCTCCGAGTTCGCCGACGAGACCAACGACGGGATTCAGGAGATCTCGGCGGCGACCCAGCAACAGGCCGCCGCGACCCAGGAGGTCGTCTCGATGACCGACGACGTGACGGCGATCAGCGAGGAGACCAGCGCCGAGGCGGAGACCGTCGCCGCGGCCGCGGAGGAACAGACCTCGTCGCTCGTCACTGTTTCTCACACCGCGACGTCGCTGTCCGAGCGCGCACAGGACCTTTCCGACGCGCTCTCGACGTTCGAGGTGGCAGTCGAGCCGGACGCGGAGCTCGAGCCGACGAACGGCGAGGGAGACGATGCGGTGCCCAGTGATACGGACGAATCGACGGCTGGCGGAGCCGACGAGGCGTCGACGGACGGCTCACAGGAATTCACGTGGACTGAGTCCCAGTAA
- a CDS encoding DEAD/DEAH box helicase, whose product MSKQVQEVETIFCHATGDDYLIVVERDGKRLFRAKLGLSETSAGPRPAKFRLKQGSSEEPRQPDEFVELARRAGRIRISEQTAPEKRRELREMLEGYQLEDKSKTVRTCRYCASAGRYSPITTETAVKDDNDWICRDCARQELERQLTYSGSGEVTAAAKDRLEDLMLEVQDLERIVNLLQGQLDPDLTKFDTISATTDEVDPVRVDSLNLHPGLQNLLEDRFETLLPVQSLAVDHGLFDGDDQMVVSATATGKTLVGEMTGINRVLNGKGKMLFLVPLVALANQKYEDFQDEYGHLVDVSIRVGASRISDNGNQFDPNADVIVGTYEGIDHALRTGKDMGDIGTVVIDEVHTLKEEERGHRLDGLISRLKYTCEQRAKRRDDYGGAQWVYLSATVGNPEQLATALESKLIEFEERPVPIERHVTFADGQEKVRIENKLVRREFDTESSKGYRGQTIIFTNSRRRCHEISRKLDYSAAPYHAGLDYKRRKKVERQFGEQELSAVVTTAALAAGVDFPASQVVFDSLAMGIEWLSVQEFHQMLGRAGRPDYHDKGTVYVLVEPDCSYHNSMEMTEDEVAFKLLKGDMESVMTHYDEAAAVEETLANVTVGGKAAKALNDRMLGDVPTKHAVGKLLEYDFIDGFEPTPLGQVVTQHFLDPGEAFALLDGIRKDAHPYELIADLELRDDDL is encoded by the coding sequence GTGTCGAAGCAGGTCCAGGAGGTCGAAACGATCTTTTGTCACGCGACCGGTGACGATTATCTCATCGTCGTCGAGCGCGACGGAAAGCGGCTGTTCCGGGCGAAGCTCGGACTCTCCGAGACGTCGGCGGGCCCCCGTCCCGCGAAGTTCCGGCTGAAGCAGGGCTCGAGCGAGGAGCCACGCCAGCCCGACGAGTTCGTCGAACTCGCCCGGCGAGCCGGGCGGATCCGCATCTCCGAGCAGACCGCCCCCGAGAAGCGACGCGAACTGCGGGAGATGCTCGAGGGCTACCAGCTCGAAGACAAGTCCAAGACCGTCCGGACCTGTCGCTACTGCGCCTCCGCGGGGCGGTACTCACCGATCACGACCGAGACCGCCGTCAAGGACGACAACGACTGGATTTGTCGTGACTGCGCCCGTCAAGAACTCGAGCGCCAGCTCACCTACTCGGGCAGCGGCGAGGTGACGGCCGCCGCGAAGGACCGCCTCGAGGACCTCATGCTCGAAGTTCAGGACTTAGAGCGGATCGTCAACCTGCTGCAGGGGCAGTTAGACCCCGACCTAACGAAGTTCGATACCATCTCGGCGACGACCGACGAGGTCGACCCCGTCCGAGTGGACTCGCTGAACCTGCATCCGGGACTGCAGAACCTGCTCGAGGACCGGTTCGAGACGCTGTTGCCGGTCCAGAGCCTCGCCGTCGACCACGGCCTGTTCGACGGCGACGACCAGATGGTCGTCTCGGCGACGGCGACCGGGAAGACGCTGGTCGGCGAGATGACCGGGATCAACCGCGTGTTAAACGGCAAGGGGAAGATGCTCTTTCTCGTCCCCCTCGTCGCGCTCGCGAACCAGAAGTACGAGGACTTCCAGGACGAGTACGGCCACCTCGTCGACGTCTCCATCCGGGTCGGCGCGAGCCGCATTTCGGACAACGGCAACCAGTTCGATCCGAACGCCGACGTCATCGTCGGTACCTACGAGGGGATCGACCACGCCCTCCGGACGGGCAAGGATATGGGCGACATCGGGACCGTCGTCATCGACGAGGTCCACACCTTAAAGGAGGAAGAACGTGGCCACCGGCTGGACGGCCTCATTTCCAGACTGAAGTACACCTGCGAACAGCGCGCGAAGCGACGGGACGACTACGGCGGCGCCCAGTGGGTCTACCTCTCGGCGACCGTCGGCAACCCCGAACAGCTCGCGACGGCCCTCGAGTCGAAGCTCATCGAGTTCGAGGAGCGCCCGGTGCCTATCGAGCGCCACGTCACATTCGCCGACGGCCAAGAGAAGGTCCGCATCGAGAACAAGCTGGTCAGACGGGAGTTCGACACGGAGTCCTCGAAAGGGTATCGGGGCCAGACGATCATCTTCACGAACTCCCGCCGACGGTGTCACGAGATCAGCCGAAAGCTGGACTACTCGGCCGCCCCCTACCACGCCGGGCTGGACTACAAGCGCCGGAAGAAGGTCGAACGTCAGTTCGGCGAGCAGGAGCTCTCGGCGGTCGTCACGACCGCGGCGCTGGCCGCGGGGGTCGACTTCCCGGCCTCGCAGGTGGTCTTCGACTCGCTGGCGATGGGGATCGAGTGGCTCTCCGTCCAGGAGTTCCACCAGATGCTCGGCCGCGCGGGCCGGCCCGACTACCACGACAAGGGGACGGTGTACGTGCTGGTCGAACCCGACTGCTCCTATCACAACTCGATGGAGATGACCGAGGACGAGGTCGCGTTCAAACTCCTCAAGGGCGACATGGAGTCGGTGATGACCCACTACGATGAGGCCGCCGCCGTCGAGGAGACGCTGGCGAACGTCACCGTCGGCGGCAAGGCCGCCAAGGCGCTCAACGACCGCATGCTCGGCGACGTGCCCACCAAACACGCCGTCGGCAAACTCCTCGAGTACGACTTCATCGACGGCTTCGAACCCACGCCACTGGGACAGGTGGTCACCCAGCACTTCCTCGATCCCGGCGAGGCGTTCGCCCTGCTGGACGGCATCCGGAAGGACGCTCATCCCTACGAACTGATCGCCGACCTCGAGTTGCGCGACGACGACCTGTAA
- a CDS encoding DUF7504 family protein has product MEPATPSVIDPPANVLLVHEKHCEPAVCPDLCHDTGATADLRVSFADNRPDRPDPDEVTGKVGLLTVGDVLIEDAAESARDFDQRVVVDAVRDPTDLSAIGVAVSRFCKHWSDERLTVCFDSLDALLRSTPPKDVFQFVHVLTNRLSSVDAYAHFHFDPTRHDDRVVSTFGEIFDAVVAEAGSEDSLPEATDEDVAELLAAWTDGTDDSDSELEFAVEPSTEATDEDIARILGN; this is encoded by the coding sequence ATGGAGCCAGCTACCCCTTCCGTGATCGATCCGCCGGCAAACGTCTTGCTCGTTCACGAGAAACACTGCGAGCCGGCCGTCTGTCCGGATCTCTGCCACGACACCGGCGCGACGGCAGACCTCAGGGTTTCGTTCGCGGACAACCGGCCGGATCGTCCGGACCCGGACGAAGTGACGGGGAAGGTCGGCCTCCTGACGGTCGGTGACGTCCTGATCGAGGACGCCGCCGAGTCGGCCCGCGACTTCGACCAGCGGGTCGTCGTCGACGCGGTTCGCGATCCGACCGATCTCTCCGCCATCGGTGTCGCCGTCAGTCGGTTCTGTAAACACTGGTCCGACGAGCGACTCACGGTCTGTTTCGACTCGCTGGACGCCCTGCTCCGGTCGACGCCGCCGAAAGACGTCTTCCAGTTCGTGCACGTGTTGACCAATCGGCTCTCGAGCGTCGACGCGTACGCGCACTTCCACTTCGATCCGACGCGCCACGACGACCGCGTCGTCTCGACGTTCGGGGAGATCTTCGACGCGGTCGTCGCCGAGGCGGGCAGCGAGGACTCGCTGCCGGAAGCGACCGACGAGGACGTCGCCGAGCTGCTGGCGGCGTGGACCGACGGGACCGACGACTCCGACAGCGAACTCGAGTTCGCCGTCGAGCCGTCGACCGAAGCGACCGACGAGGATATCGCGCGGATCTTGGGGAACTGA
- a CDS encoding PGF-CTERM sorting domain-containing protein — protein sequence MTFETTRETRWTVLAAVMIVSMVALSTVAAGAATAAAANADDGADTDLEVTVDAPDSVATTEASTFDVTVTTADGEPAETDVVFEINGEEIQEEVTASTDDTGSVTFTAEGIALPEGDYEWTVTAGDEERSGTLTVTDTADDGATNETGATDTEAADDDTEAAGNDTTASENDTATDDTAVDNDTEVAGNDTTTSENDTAADNDTEPADNDTTTSENDGATDDTAADNDTESADNDSETEEDESVPGFGIGGALSAVLAGTLLLARQRS from the coding sequence ATGACATTCGAAACAACTCGAGAAACGCGATGGACCGTACTCGCCGCAGTGATGATCGTGTCGATGGTCGCTCTGTCGACAGTCGCTGCGGGCGCAGCAACCGCGGCCGCTGCAAACGCCGACGACGGTGCTGATACTGACCTCGAGGTGACAGTCGATGCACCGGATTCGGTCGCGACGACTGAAGCGAGCACGTTCGACGTCACCGTGACTACCGCCGATGGCGAGCCAGCCGAGACTGACGTCGTCTTCGAGATCAATGGAGAAGAGATTCAGGAGGAAGTGACTGCCAGCACCGACGACACGGGGTCTGTCACCTTCACTGCTGAAGGGATTGCCCTCCCCGAAGGTGACTACGAGTGGACAGTCACTGCCGGTGACGAGGAACGTTCAGGGACACTCACTGTTACCGATACCGCGGACGACGGTGCTACCAACGAGACTGGTGCTACCGACACCGAGGCTGCTGACGACGACACCGAGGCCGCAGGCAACGACACGACTGCTTCGGAGAACGACACTGCTACCGACGATACTGCTGTTGACAACGACACCGAGGTCGCGGGCAACGACACGACTACTTCGGAGAACGACACTGCTGCTGACAACGACACCGAGCCCGCTGACAACGACACGACTACTTCGGAGAACGACGGTGCTACCGACGATACTGCTGCTGACAACGACACCGAGTCCGCTGACAACGACAGCGAAACCGAGGAGGACGAATCAGTTCCCGGCTTCGGCATCGGCGGTGCACTCTCTGCCGTGCTTGCGGGAACGTTGCTGTTAGCCCGTCAGCGTAGCTAG
- a CDS encoding succinylglutamate desuccinylase/aspartoacylase domain-containing protein, which yields MYRTVAAADGPTVLVVGGVHGNEVAGYEAASAIAEWEIDAGTLVTIPYANADAVEQRTRTGEDGVDLNRQFPEGEEPTTDLARELWTVVDNYDPDVVIDLHESIGIYAGGPVDGVGQAIFHSNSTETATDAEQAADAVNRNHVDKPGLEFETDTFSKPENEPSGLLVHKAARDLNAQSFLIETLSRGPDLETRIHWHTRLVTNLVEEGLFEPEPATDDSAGDTSDDSDDEPVIEECPEDAL from the coding sequence GTGTACCGGACGGTTGCAGCCGCCGACGGACCGACCGTGCTGGTCGTTGGCGGAGTACACGGCAACGAGGTTGCGGGATACGAGGCGGCGAGCGCCATTGCTGAGTGGGAAATCGATGCCGGCACGCTCGTAACGATCCCCTACGCGAACGCCGATGCTGTCGAGCAGCGGACGCGCACGGGGGAGGATGGCGTCGATCTCAACCGTCAGTTCCCCGAAGGCGAGGAGCCAACGACAGACCTCGCCAGAGAACTCTGGACCGTCGTCGACAACTACGATCCCGACGTGGTCATCGACCTCCACGAGTCGATCGGCATCTACGCCGGCGGCCCCGTCGACGGCGTTGGACAGGCGATCTTCCACTCGAACAGTACCGAGACCGCCACCGATGCCGAGCAGGCTGCCGACGCCGTGAACCGAAACCACGTCGATAAACCGGGGCTCGAGTTCGAGACTGATACCTTTTCCAAACCGGAAAACGAACCGAGCGGGTTGCTCGTCCATAAGGCCGCTCGAGATCTGAACGCGCAGTCGTTTCTCATCGAAACCCTCTCGCGCGGCCCCGACCTCGAGACGCGCATTCACTGGCACACACGGTTAGTCACGAACCTAGTGGAAGAGGGACTGTTCGAACCTGAGCCAGCGACCGATGACTCGGCCGGTGACACATCGGACGACTCCGATGACGAGCCAGTCATCGAAGAGTGCCCCGAAGACGCTCTCTGA
- a CDS encoding DUF502 domain-containing protein — MSKSGGGVTARLKRWLINGTALTIPLVITILALILVVDFVLGMLSPIVRGVMFVWPNEPPEAVVQLAMMVSLFAFFLLVGIVAEYTPGKAISQRVHATMETIPGVSTIYESVRRASKLLVDDDTDQFQDVKLVEFPHRDAYMLGFLTAQTPPEIETQVENGPMVTIMVPLAPNPTTNGFIMHMPAEHVYDVDVTVEEAFRAIATLGVASDDLGDAT; from the coding sequence ATGTCGAAATCGGGTGGCGGCGTCACGGCCCGTCTCAAACGCTGGCTCATCAACGGGACCGCGCTGACGATCCCGCTGGTGATTACCATACTGGCGTTGATCCTCGTCGTGGATTTCGTTCTGGGGATGCTCTCGCCGATCGTCCGCGGCGTGATGTTCGTCTGGCCGAACGAGCCGCCGGAGGCGGTCGTCCAGTTGGCCATGATGGTCTCGCTGTTCGCCTTCTTTCTGCTGGTCGGTATCGTCGCCGAGTACACGCCCGGCAAGGCGATCTCCCAACGCGTCCACGCGACCATGGAGACTATTCCGGGCGTGAGCACGATCTACGAGAGCGTTCGGCGAGCCAGCAAACTGCTGGTCGACGACGACACGGACCAGTTTCAGGACGTCAAACTCGTCGAGTTCCCCCATCGAGACGCCTACATGCTGGGCTTTCTGACGGCTCAGACGCCCCCGGAAATCGAGACGCAGGTCGAGAACGGGCCGATGGTGACGATCATGGTTCCGCTGGCACCTAATCCGACGACGAACGGATTCATTATGCACATGCCCGCCGAACACGTCTACGACGTTGACGTCACCGTCGAGGAGGCCTTCCGCGCGATCGCGACGCTGGGCGTCGCCTCCGACGATCTCGGCGACGCCACCTGA
- a CDS encoding minichromosome maintenance protein MCM → MAQAGNSELVDSFEQFFRNYYDNEIKQLAQQYPNEQRSLHIDWQDLYRYDPDLADDFLAQPEQLQRYAEEALRLYDLPIDVSLGQAHVRIHNLPETESPEIREIRARDMNSLVEARGIVRKATDVRPKIEEAAFECQLCGTLTRVPQSSGDFQEPHECQGCERQGPFRVNFDQSEFVDSQKLRIQESPEGLRGGETPQSLDVHVEDDITGEVTPGDHVSATGVLRLEQQGDQQEKSPVFDFYMEGMSVDIDEEQFEDMDITDEDKKAIYDISNQDDVYEQMVASIAPSIYGYDQEKLAMILQLFSGVTKQLPDGSRIRGDLHMLLIGDPGTGKSQMLSYIQNIAPRAVYTSGKGSSSAGLTAAAVRDDFGDGQQWTLEAGALVLADQGIAAIDELDKMRAEDRSAMHEALEQQKISVSKAGINATLKSRCSLLGAANPKYGRFDQYEPIGEQIDLEPALISRFDLIFTVTDQPDEEKDRNLAEHIITTNYAGELTTQREEMTSLDVSAEEIDEMTDQVDPEIDAELLRKYIAYAKQNCHPRMTEAARNAIRDFYVDLRAKGTDEDAPVPVTARKLEALVRLSEASARVRLSDTVEESDANRVIEIVRSCLQDIGVDPETGEFDADIVEAGTSKSQRDRIKNLKQLISDIEEEYDDGAPVDIVMERAEEVGMDQSKAEHEIEKLKQKGEVYEPSTDTLRTT, encoded by the coding sequence ATGGCGCAAGCGGGCAATTCTGAACTCGTCGACTCGTTCGAGCAGTTCTTCCGCAACTACTACGATAACGAGATCAAGCAGCTTGCGCAGCAGTATCCGAACGAGCAGCGCTCGCTTCACATCGACTGGCAGGACCTCTATCGCTACGACCCCGATCTCGCGGACGACTTCCTCGCCCAGCCCGAACAGCTCCAGCGCTACGCCGAGGAGGCGCTGCGACTGTACGACCTCCCGATCGACGTCAGCCTCGGACAGGCCCACGTCCGAATCCACAACCTCCCGGAGACCGAATCTCCCGAGATCCGGGAGATCCGCGCTCGCGATATGAACTCGCTCGTGGAGGCCCGGGGCATCGTCCGGAAAGCGACCGACGTCCGCCCCAAAATCGAGGAAGCCGCCTTCGAGTGCCAGCTCTGTGGCACCCTGACTCGCGTTCCCCAATCGAGCGGCGACTTTCAGGAACCCCACGAGTGTCAGGGCTGTGAGCGACAGGGTCCGTTCCGCGTGAACTTCGACCAGTCCGAGTTCGTCGACTCCCAGAAGCTCCGCATCCAGGAGAGTCCCGAGGGACTGCGGGGCGGCGAGACGCCCCAGTCGCTCGACGTCCACGTCGAGGACGACATCACCGGCGAAGTCACGCCCGGCGATCACGTCTCCGCGACCGGCGTCCTCCGCCTCGAGCAACAGGGCGACCAGCAGGAGAAGTCCCCCGTCTTCGACTTCTACATGGAGGGGATGTCCGTGGACATCGACGAAGAGCAGTTCGAGGACATGGACATCACCGACGAGGACAAGAAGGCGATCTACGATATCTCGAATCAGGACGACGTCTACGAGCAGATGGTCGCCTCCATCGCGCCCTCGATCTACGGCTACGATCAGGAGAAACTCGCGATGATTCTGCAGTTATTCTCGGGCGTGACCAAGCAGTTGCCCGACGGCTCGAGGATCCGCGGGGACCTGCACATGCTCCTTATCGGGGACCCCGGTACGGGTAAGTCGCAGATGCTGAGCTACATCCAGAACATCGCGCCCCGAGCCGTCTACACCTCCGGGAAAGGGTCCTCCTCGGCGGGACTTACTGCAGCCGCCGTCCGCGACGACTTCGGCGACGGCCAGCAGTGGACCCTCGAGGCCGGTGCGCTCGTCCTCGCCGACCAGGGGATCGCTGCGATCGACGAACTCGACAAAATGCGCGCGGAAGACCGCTCTGCCATGCACGAGGCCTTGGAGCAACAGAAGATCTCGGTCTCGAAGGCCGGTATCAACGCCACCCTCAAGTCCCGCTGTTCGCTGCTCGGCGCGGCAAACCCGAAGTACGGCCGGTTCGATCAGTACGAGCCGATCGGCGAGCAGATTGACTTAGAGCCGGCGCTCATCTCCCGATTCGACCTGATCTTCACGGTCACCGACCAGCCCGACGAGGAGAAAGACCGCAACCTCGCGGAGCACATCATCACTACGAACTACGCCGGCGAGTTGACCACCCAGCGCGAGGAGATGACTTCGCTGGACGTGAGTGCCGAGGAGATCGACGAAATGACCGATCAGGTCGACCCCGAGATCGACGCCGAACTGCTGCGCAAGTACATTGCCTACGCGAAGCAGAACTGCCACCCGCGGATGACCGAGGCAGCCCGGAACGCGATCCGAGACTTCTACGTGGACCTGCGCGCGAAGGGGACCGACGAGGACGCTCCCGTTCCCGTCACGGCGCGAAAGCTCGAGGCACTCGTCCGCCTCTCGGAGGCCAGCGCCCGCGTGCGCCTCTCGGACACGGTCGAGGAGTCGGACGCGAACCGCGTCATCGAGATCGTCCGCTCGTGTCTCCAGGACATCGGCGTCGATCCGGAGACGGGCGAGTTCGACGCGGACATCGTCGAGGCCGGGACCTCGAAGTCCCAGCGCGACCGGATCAAGAACTTGAAACAGCTGATCAGCGACATCGAGGAGGAGTACGACGACGGCGCGCCGGTCGACATCGTCATGGAACGGGCCGAGGAGGTCGGCATGGATCAGTCCAAGGCCGAACACGAGATCGAGAAACTCAAGCAGAAAGGCGAGGTCTACGAGCCGAGTACGGACACCCTCCGAACGACGTGA